DNA from Cherax quadricarinatus isolate ZL_2023a chromosome 7, ASM3850222v1, whole genome shotgun sequence:
ACTTTAATGTGTTGTGTTAGGGATGCTTTATATTTAAAGTCTTTCAGACattcagaacactgatatggtttttcttgtgaatgaactcTCAAGTGTTGTATTAGAGGTGATTTATGTGAAAAATCTTTTAGACATTCAGAACACTtatatggtttttcttgtgaatgaaTTCTCATGTGTCGTGTTAAATGTGCTCTCTGTGAAAATTTTTTTTGACATTCAGAACAATGATATGGTTTCTCTTGTGTATGAATTTTCATGTGTTGTATTAGAAGTGCTTTATATGAAAAGTCTTTTAGACATTCAGAACAATGATATGGTTTCTCTTGTGTATGAATTTTCATGTGTTGCATTAGAAGTGCTTTATATTTAAAGTTTTTTAGACATTCAGAACACTGATATGTTTTTTCTTGcgtatgaactctcatgtgtttTGCTAGATGTGTTCTCTGCGAAAAGCTTTTTAGACATTCAGAACaatgatatggtttttcttgtgtATGAATTTTCATGTGTTGTATTAGATatgatttatatgaaaagttttttagACATTCAGAACACTGATGTGGTTTTTCTTGTGTATGAATTTTCATGTGTTGTACTAGATATGATTTACATGAAAAGTTTTTTAGACattcagaacactgatatggtttttcttgtgtATGAAATTTCATATGTCGTGTTAGATAAAATTTACATGAAAAGTCTTTTAGACattcagaacactgatatggtttttcatgtgtatgaactctcatgtgttgtGTTTGATGTGTTCTCTGTGAAAAGCTTTTTAGACattcagaacactgatatggtttttcttgtgtATGTATTCTCATGTGTTGTATTAGATATGATTTACGTGAAAAATCTTTTAGACattcagaacactgatatggttttacatgtgtatgaactctcatgtgttgtGTTAGATGTATTCTCTGTGAAAAGCTTTTTAGACATTCAGAACagtgatatggtttttcttgtgtatgaactctcatgtgttgtGTTAGATGTGTTCTCTGTGAAAAGCTTTTTAGACattcagaacactgatatggtttcttttgtgtatgaattctcatgtgtCGTATTAGATGTGATTTACGTGAAAAATCTTTTAGACATCCAGAACACTGATAAGATTGTTTCTCTGATGGAACTCTAATGTATTGCATCTTATTTCGCTGTTGTGACTCACAAAATTAAAAGTCCTGACAGTGTCACAATTTTCTAAATGTTCAAGAATCTTATCCTTAAGTTGTGACATCAAAATGCAACATTCAATGAAAAAACTAAGGAATTATTCTGACAAAAGCACATCATCAACATAAGTGTACACATTTAGAAATAAAATATTATGGAGACAAACAAACACatacaatggacccccggtttacgatattatttcattccagaagtatgttcaggtgccagtactgaccgaatttgttcccataaagaatattgtgaattagattagtccatttcagacccccaaacatacacatacgaacgcacttacataaatacacttacataattggtcgcattgggagctgatcgtaaaccgggggtccactgtattatcagtGACGGCTTGTAGCAAAACAAATATCTATACTATCATACTGcatcaaacttctatttttaataatttaccGCGtttcaaataaaaaataaaaaatttgcttataaatacattgaaaacaacatacaacagatttttcttgtaatatatttgtcagttgcaaaACATTTTAAGGTATGGGTGATGAAGTCATATGTCTGGAAGTGAGCATCTGGGGGACTGAagctctgcagctcctatggaTAAGCCACCACTGAAAATAAGTGTATACATTATCAAAAGTACAGCATCAAAATGAGTGCATACATTAacaaaagcacagtatcaacatgagtgtatacatggagagaattccggggctCAATGTTCCCggagcccggtctgtgaccaggcctcatggtggatcaaggcctgatcaaccaggttgttatgtcagtatagctactgaattcccctatacgtacatgtatatgtatatgtatacgtatgtactcgtgtagtatattgtagatcgtatcatccatgtatatacTTAGGCTCCGTTTCAGTAGgttcagtgactagcatgtgtgacgtcacgtgatgccgttgTGAGCGCTGCAcgctcatcctctctctcttttccccatGCTTAGGTCTACGGCcaacacaggcagtctgggctccccccactcacacactggTAATATATGTGTTAACATCCAACGACTGTGTTTAACTCTAACTATCATATCTCTGTGAACCCTCCCaacaaatggtgccagcggtgtggGCATAAAATTGTTAATTACGCCGATGTACGGAGATAAACTTCTGTCAGCCGACGATGGCCCTTGTGTGTGACGCATGGCGGCCTAGCTAAGCAGCCTGCTCCTCCGACCCAGCACTCACCAGCCTCTCTGCACTCCTTCctggtcagtctttgtgtcttagtgttttatttgcttatttacATTACTTCCGAGGGGTTAACCCCGGTTTGCAAATTAAGCAAAGtcataaggtgccatcatgcttctcactacatcacctgagatacccaataacatcctggtatctttcaatgttttacttcctgtgtatacaataatatccaataccaggccactgtcacagtcacagagtacaaacagttttataccaaagcgtttcctcttgctcggtatatactgtttgaatgacagtctacctttgaacaaaatcaaagactcgtcaattacaagattcttgaatggataaaagtacatgttgaacttttgtttcagatacataaaaacatttcgaatcttgtataacctgtcacttctgtcttgcccggttttgtcagagaagtgcaacatatgtaacagtaagataaacctgttcactgggatgatttcactgaaggaaGGGGTGCAAATTAgccaatctgtggaccagtatgattttaaATTATGCTTATAGACACGAGGcttaagcattattgttgcaaaaagcaaatacatttcatcacagttgtctctttccatcggtgtagtcttgactgtggtgatatgatcgtatttgccatggtgtactcaaaatacttgttactttccctcacaatagtttccatcaagggctggtcaaagaataattcaaaagaatccagttcatttgcagtgtttccaagagaacaagttggtagaatttcactttgagagtcatcaaagtggtggggcttgggaacaaaattgggattttgctgccaatcccagatatggtatgctggtggatactggacatcataagctggttatggtggtagttgtggttgtggtggggtggtggctgACGATCTGCTTTGTCCTTGAGCTGAGGAGTCAGCGGCTTGGGttccagcctgggctggtgagtcatgcacGGCCAtagcactatcatcaccactaccaccatcaccaccaataccaccacctactgatgcctgtggtctatccatgccaagtgtagccacatcatcctcactttcactatCTATttctggtgtagggccacgggatgtactccgggatttactccatcccctgggcactgcatagggaacactacccaATCACATACATATACcgcatatatatatcacacatatacagtggaccctcgacaaacgatattaatccattcctgaggggctcatcgttagtcgagttaattttccccataagaaataatggaaatcaaattaatccatgcaagacactcaaaagtatgaaaaaaaaattttaccacatgaaatattaagtgtaatgcaatagaataattacaataacaacaataacaatagattaataacaatagaataattgacacttacctttaatgaagatctggtgatgattgatgggatgggaggacgggagagtgtggatggtgttagtgtttagaaggggaatccccttccattaggacttgaggcgtcaagtccttgaggacattgtttttcctgaacactctgggagtttcagtgatacaccaataaaggcttcactttgcaatcaccactagcattagcacacatcaacagagtaagcctgtctttcataggcttatggcctgggagtgccttttcctcctgagtaatgtaggtcctgcttggcattttcttccaaaacaggcctgtttcatcataattaaacacttgttcaggtttcaatccttcagcctctatgtactcctagaattccttcacatatttttcagctgctttttggtccgaactgccagcctcaccatgccttatcacactatgtatgccactacgattcttaaccccttgactgtagaaaggcccaatcctgaagtgtctcctggtgtcgcaaaatattcgaaaaaaaaaaaaatattttttcttatgaaaatgttaagattattttttctgattgttttagtccaaaaaaaaaaaaaaaaaattcccatcagtacttacacAGATATAGAGGTGTGAAGTTTGCAGCAGCCCTCactggtaaactttggtttacttgtatttaaaggtttgttgttttttcactattttattttttcacataacttatgtggcctgtgagaccaaagtaaggtgcaatatacatatatacactcgttgtatacaacacaataagcacacaaacataattatcaatatattgttcacaaaacttgtttacaaaaacaaacaatgcaaaaaattttttattactattgttctacaatattttatttttttattatcacactggccaattcccaccaaggcagggtggcccgaaaaagaaaaactttcaccatcattcactccatcactgtcttgccagaagggtgctttacactacagtttttaaactgcaacattaacacccctccttcagagtgcaggcactgtacttcccatctccaggactcaagtccggcctgccggtttccctgaaccccttcataaatgttactttgctcacactccaacagcacgtcaagtattaaaaaccatttgtctccattcactcctatcaaacatgctcacgcatgcttgctggaagtccaagcccctcacacacaaaacctcctttaccccctctctccaaccccgccttccttccactacagactgatacactcttgaaatcattctgttttgctccattctctctacatgtccgaaccacctcaacaacccttcctcagccctctggacaacagttttggtaatcccgcacctcctcctaacttccaaactacgaattctctgcattatattcacaccacacattgccctcagacatgacatctccactgcctccagccttctccttgctgaaacattcatcacccatgcttcacacccatataagagcattggtaaaactatactctcatacattcccctctttgcctccaaggacaaagttctttgtctccacagactcctaagtgcaccactcactcttttcccctcatcaattctatgattcacctcatctttcatagacccatccgctgacacgtccactcccaaatatctgaatacattcacctcctccatactctctccctccaatctgatatccaatctttcatcacctaatctttttgttatcctcataaccttactctttcctgtattcacctttaattttcttcttttgcacaccctaccaaattcatccaccaatctctgcaacttctcttcagaatctcccaagagcacagtgtcatcagcaaagagcagctgtgacaactcccactttgtgtgtgattctttatcttttaactccacgcctcttgccaagaccctcgcatttacttctcttacaaccccatctataaatatattaaacaaccacggtgacatcacacatccttgtctaaggcctacttttactgggaaataatttccctctttcctacatactctaacttgagcctcactatcctcgtaaaaactcttcactgctttcagtaacctacctcctacaccatacacttgcaacatctgccacattgcccccctatccaccctgtcatacgctttttccaaatccataaatgccacaaagacctctttagccttatctaaatactgttcacttatatgtttcactgtaaacacctggtccacacaccccctacctttcctaaagcctccttgttcatctgctatcctattctccgtcttactcttaattctttcaataataactctaccatacactttaccaggtatactcagcagacttatccccctataatttttgcactctcttttatcctctttgcctttatacaaaggaactatgcatgctctctgccaatccctaggtaccttaccctcttccatacatttattaaataattgcaccaaccactccaaaactatatccccacctgcttttaacatttctatctttatcccatcaatcccggctgccttaccccctttcattttacctactgcctcacgaacttcccccacactcacaactggctcttcctcactcctacaagatgttattcctccttgtcctatacacgaaatcacagcttccctatcttcatcaacatttaacaattcctcaaaatattccctccatcttcctattacctctaactctccatttaataactctcctctcctatttttaactgacaaatccatttgttctctaggctttcttaacttgttaatctcactccaaaactttttcttattttcaacaaaatttgttgataacatctcacccactctctcatttgctctctttttacattgcttcaccactctcttaacctctctctttttctccatatactcttccctccttgcatcacttctactttgtaaaaacttctcatatgctaactttttctcccttactactctctttacatcatcattccaccaatcgctcctcttccctcccgcacccactttcctgtaaccacaaacttctgctgaacactctaacactacatttttaaacctaccccatacctcttcgaccccattgcctatgctctcattagcccatctatcctccaatagctgtttatatcttaccctaactgcctcctcttttagtttataaaccttcacctctctcttccctgatgcttctattctccttgtatcccatctaccttttactctcagtgtagctacaactagaaagtgatctgatatatctctataaacatgtacatcctgaagtctactcaacagtcttttatctaccaatacataatccaacaaactactgtcatttcaccctacatcatatcttgtatacttatttatcctctttttcttaaaatatgtattacctataactaaacccctttctatacaaagttcaatcaaagggctcccattatcatttacacctggcaccccaaacttacctaccacaccctctctaaaagtttctcctactttagcattcaggtcccctaccacaattactctctcacttggttcaaacactcctatacattcacttaacatctcccaaaatctctctctctcctctacattcctctcttctccaggtgcatacacgcttattatgacccacttttcgcatccaacctttttgttaatccacataattcttgaatttacacattcatattctcttttctccttccataactgatcatttaacattactgctaccccttcctttgctctaactctctcagatactccagatttaatcccatttatttccccccactgaaactcccctacccccttcagctttgttt
Protein-coding regions in this window:
- the LOC138852355 gene encoding zinc finger protein 184-like, whose protein sequence is MQYIRVPSEKQSYQCSGCLKDFSRKSHLIRHMRIHTQKKPYQCSECLKSFSQRTHLTQHMRVHTQEKPYHCSECLKSFSQRIHLTQHMRVHTHVKPYQCSECLKDFSRKSYLIQHMRIHTQEKPYQCSECLKSFSQRTHQTQHMRVHTHEKPYQCSECLKDFSCKFYLTRHMKFHTQEKPYQCSECLKNFSCKSYLVQHMKIHTQEKPHQCSECLKNFSYKSYLIQHMKIHTQEKPYHCSECLKSFSQRTHLAKHMRVHTQEKTYQCSECLKNFKYKALLMQHMKIHTQEKPYHCSECLKDFSYKALLIQHMKIHTQEKPYHCSECQKKFSQRAHLTRHMRIHSQEKPYKCSECLKDFSHKSPLIQHLRVHSQEKPYQCSECLKDFKYKASLTQHIKVHTQEKPYQCSQCLRDFSRKSNLIRHMSVHTQKKPYQCSECLKDFSHKESLA